A section of the Arcobacter roscoffensis genome encodes:
- a CDS encoding response regulator transcription factor — protein MKIKLLLLEDDLTLSETVIDYFEEQGFDVVAAYDGQEAIELVYENSFDLLLLDVNVPELNGFEVLQKIRQEENNTPAIFITSLNSMESLEEGFRSGCDDYIRKPFELKELLLRVQTIIKREYSNKSDIKKICENIEFDLISNELKKDGENVKLNLKELKLLKLFLQHPNELLVHDRIYDNVWEYDEEYSDNSLRTYIKNLRKILGKDKIVSLKKLGYRFNQE, from the coding sequence ATGAAAATAAAATTATTATTATTAGAAGATGACTTAACTTTAAGTGAAACAGTAATTGATTATTTTGAAGAACAAGGTTTTGATGTTGTAGCTGCTTATGATGGACAAGAAGCAATTGAGTTGGTTTATGAAAATTCTTTTGACTTATTACTTCTTGATGTAAATGTACCTGAACTTAATGGTTTTGAGGTTTTGCAAAAAATTAGACAAGAAGAAAATAACACTCCTGCAATATTTATAACTTCTTTAAACTCAATGGAATCTCTTGAAGAGGGCTTTCGTAGTGGTTGTGATGATTATATTAGAAAACCTTTTGAGTTAAAAGAGTTGTTATTAAGAGTTCAAACAATCATTAAAAGAGAGTACTCAAATAAAAGTGATATTAAAAAAATATGTGAAAACATAGAATTTGATTTAATTTCAAATGAGTTAAAAAAAGATGGTGAGAATGTAAAGTTAAATCTAAAAGAGTTAAAACTTTTAAAACTATTTTTACAACATCCAAATGAACTTTTAGTTCATGATAGAATTTATGATAATGTATGGGAATATGATGAAGAGTATAGTGATAACTCATTAAGAACATATATAAAAAATTTACGAAAAATATTAGGAAAAGATAAAATTGTCAGTCTTAAAAAGCTCGGATATAGATTTAACCAAGAGTGA
- a CDS encoding 3'-5' exonuclease produces MIILDFETNTHNIGDVIEVAAVKLDISNNSFEIVDKFHRYYLSRYPVNFYSYSVHRLTPELIMDYRKDKNYPSYFNEDEDFKEFCYSAQTLVAHNISFELRHIDKLAKFQNHICTMKENKHLVKSLNSRGSIKNPSLDEVCEFYKIDFDENSHHSATYDVSKTFEVLKKMGVLESN; encoded by the coding sequence GTGATAATATTAGATTTTGAAACAAACACACATAATATAGGTGATGTAATAGAAGTTGCTGCTGTGAAACTTGATATATCAAATAACAGTTTTGAGATAGTAGATAAGTTTCATAGATACTATTTGTCTAGATATCCAGTGAATTTTTACTCTTATAGTGTTCATAGATTAACTCCTGAGTTAATAATGGATTACAGAAAAGATAAAAACTATCCTTCATATTTTAATGAAGATGAAGATTTTAAAGAGTTTTGTTATAGTGCTCAAACTTTAGTTGCACATAATATTAGTTTTGAGCTTAGACATATAGATAAGCTTGCAAAGTTTCAAAATCATATTTGTACTATGAAAGAGAATAAACACTTAGTAAAATCTTTAAATAGTAGAGGTAGTATTAAAAATCCAAGTTTAGATGAGGTTTGTGAGTTTTATAAAATAGATTTTGATGAAAATTCACACCATAGTGCAACCTATGATGTAAGTAAAACTTTTGAAGTTTTAAAAAAGATGGGTGTTTTAGAAAGTAATTAA
- a CDS encoding AI-2E family transporter — protein MNLRNYFFYLATSVVIIAGLKVASEIVVLLFLSIFISSIISSLLKFLQKGKVPKIISYLIVLSIITIFSLLVYYIINISLKDFLGNLNSYEKGFNDLIVNTIGLVEQYGYTVDKDQILQTLNLSSFFGFTTNIIGNIGSFLSKFLLIIIGIAFILAESKSFETKLKMIFKSNAQKLKHFNLFSQNIQKYFLVKSTTSFLTGFIIAVVLMYFDVDYPILWGVIAMLFNFVPVVGSIIAAIPAVLLSLLNADINTTIILIILYMTINISISNIIEPKLMGKELGLSPLVIFFSLILWGWVLGIVGMFLAVPITMTLKIAFNSNSSTHWIAILMSDLSKNRKDKENNF, from the coding sequence GTGAATTTAAGGAATTACTTTTTTTATCTTGCAACATCAGTAGTAATAATAGCAGGATTGAAAGTTGCTAGTGAAATAGTGGTGTTACTATTCCTGTCCATATTTATCTCATCAATCATCTCATCGCTTTTAAAGTTTTTACAAAAGGGAAAAGTTCCTAAGATTATTTCATACTTGATTGTATTGTCGATTATTACCATATTTTCACTACTTGTTTACTATATCATAAACATATCCCTAAAAGACTTTTTAGGCAATCTAAACTCTTATGAAAAAGGCTTTAATGACCTAATCGTAAACACAATAGGACTAGTTGAGCAGTACGGATATACTGTAGATAAAGACCAGATTTTACAAACTTTAAATCTTAGTTCATTTTTTGGTTTTACTACAAATATCATAGGAAATATAGGAAGTTTCTTATCTAAGTTTTTACTTATTATCATAGGTATTGCATTTATTTTAGCAGAAAGTAAATCTTTTGAGACAAAACTTAAAATGATTTTTAAGTCAAATGCTCAAAAGTTAAAACATTTTAATCTATTTTCTCAAAATATCCAAAAATACTTTTTAGTAAAATCAACTACAAGTTTTTTAACAGGATTTATAATAGCTGTTGTACTTATGTATTTTGATGTTGACTACCCTATTTTATGGGGTGTAATTGCTATGCTATTTAACTTTGTGCCAGTTGTAGGTTCAATCATAGCAGCAATCCCAGCAGTTCTTTTATCACTTTTAAATGCAGATATAAATACGACTATAATCTTGATAATACTTTATATGACTATTAATATCTCTATTAGTAATATAATAGAGCCAAAACTTATGGGTAAAGAGCTTGGTCTTTCACCTTTAGTAATCTTCTTTTCACTTATCTTATGGGGATGGGTTTTAGGAATAGTTGGGATGTTCTTAGCAGTACCAATTACGATGACTTTAAAAATAGCATTTAACTCAAACAGTAGCACTCACTGGATTGCTATACTTATGTCAGACTTGTCAAAAAATAGAAAAGATAAAGAGAATAACTTTTAG
- a CDS encoding glycine zipper 2TM domain-containing protein, whose protein sequence is MKKLLIPILILVGFIQANQDRVYSYAHVYKSEPIYENRYERVYEQCEEPYYRSDYEENYRSYDNNSIGVDTLVGATLGVAIGNQIGKGNGRDVARVVGGLMGAAIANNSRDQRQVHKNHRYKKQYNSCNENYYTQRERRVLSGYRNYFTFENREYTKVTKRPKNKIRVTKTISF, encoded by the coding sequence ATGAAAAAACTACTAATTCCAATTTTAATTTTAGTCGGCTTTATTCAAGCAAATCAAGATAGAGTTTACTCGTATGCTCATGTTTATAAAAGTGAACCTATTTATGAAAATAGATATGAAAGGGTTTATGAACAGTGTGAAGAGCCTTATTATAGAAGTGATTATGAAGAAAATTATAGGTCTTATGATAATAACTCAATAGGAGTAGATACTTTAGTAGGTGCAACTCTTGGTGTAGCAATAGGTAATCAAATTGGTAAAGGAAATGGACGAGATGTGGCAAGAGTAGTTGGCGGACTTATGGGTGCTGCTATTGCAAACAACAGTAGAGATCAAAGACAGGTTCATAAAAATCATAGATATAAAAAACAATACAATTCTTGTAACGAGAACTACTATACTCAAAGAGAAAGAAGAGTTTTATCTGGTTATAGAAACTACTTTACTTTTGAAAATAGAGAGTATACGAAAGTTACAAAAAGACCAAAAAATAAAATTAGAGTTACTAAGACTATTAGTTTTTAA
- a CDS encoding DUF309 domain-containing protein — MNLIKKLDEIIKIIEKNKFVKAHDLFEELWREYKNDKDTREESFILKAFVNASVCVELHKMNRVEHSTNVWNTFKKYEHLIDEIETINSSKYKQIQKLIYKKREEFIK, encoded by the coding sequence ATGAATTTGATAAAAAAGCTAGATGAAATAATAAAGATTATAGAAAAAAATAAATTTGTAAAAGCCCATGATTTATTTGAAGAGTTGTGGAGAGAGTATAAGAACGACAAAGATACAAGAGAAGAGTCCTTTATCTTAAAGGCTTTTGTAAATGCAAGTGTTTGTGTAGAGTTACATAAAATGAATAGGGTAGAACATAGTACAAATGTATGGAATACTTTTAAAAAATATGAGCATTTAATAGATGAAATAGAAACTATAAATAGTTCAAAATATAAGCAAATACAAAAATTAATATATAAAAAAAGAGAAGAGTTTATAAAGTGA
- a CDS encoding flagellin encodes MEINNNSQINNNIYNNANQALNRIASGVEINKASDDPSGLSILNNLNVQASGYTQAVENSNSAIALTQIADGALTGQSTILDNVKEKLLEASNGTTSQEGREAILNDIQGLLTQFDDIASQTNYNGDTLLQNSANNQSASQTLQFQTSNEDGTPIETSAVQSNTQGLGLDNLLNEDPNTFSADDARSYLDTLDTAITDLNSIRGEFGSVQNQLESNTRNLLSQTNSTLGAADVFNTDFAAEVANFSKQNILAQIGAFGAAQSNNINQQTVTRLLS; translated from the coding sequence ATGGAAATAAATAATAACTCTCAAATAAACAACAATATCTATAATAATGCCAATCAAGCCTTAAATAGAATAGCATCTGGTGTTGAAATAAATAAAGCAAGTGATGATCCATCTGGATTATCAATACTAAATAACTTAAATGTACAAGCAAGTGGATATACACAAGCAGTTGAAAACAGTAACTCAGCCATTGCTTTAACACAAATAGCTGATGGGGCATTAACAGGTCAATCAACTATACTTGATAATGTAAAAGAAAAACTATTAGAAGCTTCAAATGGTACAACAAGCCAAGAAGGTAGAGAAGCTATTCTAAATGATATTCAAGGTCTTCTAACACAGTTTGATGATATAGCAAGTCAAACAAACTACAATGGAGATACTCTACTGCAAAATAGTGCTAATAATCAAAGTGCTAGCCAAACGCTGCAGTTTCAAACTTCAAATGAAGATGGAACACCAATAGAGACAAGTGCTGTACAATCAAACACTCAAGGTTTAGGTTTAGACAATCTTTTAAATGAAGATCCAAATACATTTAGTGCTGATGATGCAAGATCATATCTTGATACTTTAGATACAGCAATAACTGATTTAAACAGTATCAGAGGTGAGTTTGGTTCTGTCCAAAACCAACTTGAAAGTAATACAAGAAATTTATTAAGTCAAACAAACTCAACTCTAGGTGCAGCTGATGTTTTTAATACGGATTTTGCAGCAGAAGTTGCAAATTTTTCTAAACAAAATATATTAGCACAAATTGGTGCATTTGGAGCAGCTCAATCAAATAATATAAACCAACAAACAGTTACAAGACTATTAAGTTAA
- a CDS encoding winged helix-turn-helix domain-containing protein — MKVLKHLNILYILKSEISETLQTFQEKSNSLIIKENHNEILDVLKDKKIDIIYSEEKIPMNILNSIRQEHRNTHIIICTSFISTQEYFDAITLENILYLREAISKDELKDILLNIVKNIDSSSTNIVQLKDNFIYDNYNNTLLKNKQIISLSKKENSFLNYVIDNKDRAVSYDEINNNLWNGDMTHNALRSVVKEVRRKTYKELIRNISGVGYRVSI, encoded by the coding sequence ATGAAAGTATTAAAACATTTAAACATACTTTATATCCTAAAATCAGAAATCTCTGAAACTCTTCAAACATTCCAAGAAAAATCAAATAGTCTTATTATAAAAGAGAATCACAATGAGATTCTAGATGTATTAAAAGATAAAAAAATTGATATTATTTATAGTGAAGAAAAAATCCCTATGAATATACTAAATTCAATCAGACAAGAACACAGAAATACTCATATTATTATTTGTACAAGTTTTATTTCAACTCAAGAATATTTTGATGCGATTACTTTAGAAAATATTCTATATCTAAGAGAAGCTATCTCTAAAGATGAACTTAAAGATATTTTATTAAATATAGTAAAAAACATTGATTCAAGCAGCACTAATATAGTTCAGTTAAAAGATAACTTTATTTATGATAACTACAATAACACTTTATTAAAAAATAAACAGATTATCTCTTTATCAAAAAAAGAGAATAGCTTTTTAAACTATGTTATAGATAACAAAGATAGAGCTGTATCATATGATGAAATCAATAACAATCTTTGGAATGGTGATATGACTCATAATGCCCTTAGATCTGTTGTAAAAGAAGTTAGAAGAAAAACATATAAAGAGTTAATAAGAAACATTTCTGGTGTAGGATATAGAGTTTCAATCTAA
- a CDS encoding methyl-accepting chemotaxis protein, translating to MFKELSIKVKLLILVISSIFIVSTVIIVESIYNVNKLTQNNIADFREKAYNAKELELKNYVELAYKVIESFHKQVDGSNEEQMKKAALNAVMNMTYGNDGYYWVNDSNHVVIGHAVKPSLNGKSLYNLKDKNGVFIYQEIVKAANKSTQGGLVEYVWSKPGKEEPQPKFSYVKNFKQWDFIVGTGAYVDNVESEVLKMQEKANDEISTIIIESVIISIIVSILVALAFIFISNRVIIQPLNKFQEGLLDFFSFLNKEKTDTNELEIQANDEIGRMSKIVNENILKSKKLIDDDHLLIDDVKQIVKAVSEGYLDKSVQASTSNEALNELKDLLNDMLANLQQLVGVNINNLSSVLDSYANRDFTKTLDERTSGKIGKEIINLNSMITQILNDNYQDGTILNSNAQELSSSVSTLSSNATSQAASLEETAASIEEITGNIKQTSQKAQTMLDISSQTKEASSKGKDLASNTANAMDDINENVTAITDAITMIDQIAFQTNILSLNAAVEAATAGEAGKGFAVVAQEVRNLASRSAEAAKEIKDLVESALENATKGKNISTNMIDGFVDLEQKVLETNQLIDDVTNAAREQTIGMSQISDAINQLDQFTQQNAQIAEKANQVALKTDEIAQHVVENVEKNNFNKS from the coding sequence GTGTTTAAAGAACTATCAATTAAAGTGAAATTGCTTATTCTTGTAATAAGTTCAATTTTTATTGTTTCAACTGTAATTATTGTAGAGTCAATATATAATGTAAATAAATTAACTCAAAACAATATAGCAGACTTTAGAGAAAAAGCCTACAATGCAAAAGAACTAGAGCTTAAAAACTATGTAGAACTTGCATATAAGGTAATAGAGTCTTTTCATAAACAAGTAGATGGTTCAAACGAAGAACAAATGAAAAAAGCTGCATTAAATGCTGTAATGAATATGACTTATGGTAATGATGGCTATTATTGGGTAAATGACTCAAATCATGTTGTTATTGGTCATGCTGTAAAACCTTCACTAAATGGGAAGAGTTTATATAATCTTAAAGATAAAAATGGTGTATTTATTTATCAAGAGATTGTAAAAGCTGCAAATAAAAGTACCCAAGGTGGTCTTGTTGAATATGTTTGGTCAAAACCAGGTAAAGAAGAACCTCAGCCAAAGTTTTCTTATGTTAAAAACTTTAAACAATGGGACTTTATAGTAGGAACAGGAGCTTATGTTGATAATGTAGAAAGTGAAGTTTTAAAAATGCAAGAAAAAGCAAATGATGAGATTTCTACAATTATAATTGAAAGTGTTATTATTAGTATAATTGTTTCTATTTTAGTTGCACTTGCTTTTATTTTTATTTCAAATAGAGTTATTATTCAGCCCTTAAATAAATTTCAAGAGGGGCTACTTGATTTCTTTAGCTTTTTAAACAAAGAAAAGACAGATACAAATGAGCTAGAAATTCAAGCCAATGATGAAATAGGAAGAATGTCAAAAATAGTAAATGAAAATATACTAAAATCAAAAAAACTAATTGATGATGATCATCTTTTAATTGATGATGTAAAACAAATTGTAAAAGCAGTAAGTGAGGGTTATCTTGATAAAAGTGTACAAGCTTCAACATCAAATGAAGCTTTAAATGAACTAAAAGATCTTTTAAATGATATGTTAGCAAATTTACAGCAATTAGTAGGTGTTAATATAAACAACCTAAGTTCTGTACTTGATTCATATGCAAATAGAGATTTTACTAAGACTTTAGATGAAAGAACATCTGGGAAAATAGGAAAAGAGATAATAAATCTAAATAGTATGATTACACAGATATTAAATGATAATTACCAAGATGGAACTATTTTAAATTCAAATGCACAAGAACTATCATCAAGTGTATCAACTCTTTCTTCAAATGCTACAAGTCAAGCAGCATCATTGGAAGAAACAGCAGCATCAATTGAAGAAATAACTGGAAATATTAAACAAACAAGTCAAAAAGCACAAACAATGCTTGATATTTCATCACAAACAAAAGAGGCTTCATCAAAAGGTAAAGACTTAGCATCTAATACAGCAAATGCAATGGATGATATAAATGAAAATGTTACAGCAATTACAGATGCCATTACTATGATTGACCAAATTGCTTTCCAAACAAATATCTTATCATTAAATGCAGCAGTAGAAGCAGCAACAGCTGGTGAGGCTGGAAAAGGTTTTGCAGTAGTAGCACAAGAAGTTAGAAACCTAGCAAGTAGAAGTGCAGAAGCAGCAAAAGAGATAAAAGACTTAGTAGAAAGTGCTTTAGAAAATGCCACAAAAGGTAAAAATATAAGTACTAATATGATTGATGGCTTTGTTGATTTAGAGCAAAAAGTACTTGAAACAAATCAATTAATTGATGATGTAACAAATGCAGCAAGAGAGCAAACAATAGGTATGTCTCAAATATCAGATGCAATTAATCAACTAGATCAATTTACTCAACAAAATGCACAAATAGCAGAAAAAGCAAATCAAGTTGCTTTAAAAACAGATGAAATTGCTCAACATGTAGTAGAAAATGTAGAGAAAAACAACTTTAATAAGAGCTAA
- a CDS encoding sensor histidine kinase — protein MIQEKRQILQEYSNDLVFRLKDLHVNFDKYKFYPRDEKFNSAIFDSDKTEIFSTLQSNSINFEEVAYISNKKIHYIDKPESYYLGAKYIIVEIDDDRAWFKKVKNEMISFGLLAFIFMSIVGYFIAKLFLRPMRDSLHLLDRFIKDTTHELNTPISAIVTNIEMIDKNCLDEKTLKKINRIDIGAKTISNIYEDLTFLTLNNKIISQNEKLDLSKIARQRVEYFRSLARIKKIDFDLHIDEDVFLLCDVKKFSKLLDNLLSNAIKYNKVNGTIKLILIEQKLIVEDTGKGMSQENLENLFERYSRFDKSVGGFGIGLNIVYLIAKEYDLKINVTSKLKVGTRIEVSW, from the coding sequence ATGATTCAAGAAAAAAGGCAAATCCTTCAAGAGTACTCTAATGATTTAGTTTTTAGATTAAAAGACTTGCATGTAAACTTTGATAAATATAAATTTTATCCAAGGGATGAGAAGTTTAACTCTGCAATTTTTGATAGTGATAAAACTGAAATTTTTTCAACTTTACAATCAAATAGTATAAACTTTGAAGAAGTTGCTTATATAAGCAATAAAAAAATCCACTATATTGATAAACCTGAGTCTTATTACTTGGGTGCTAAGTATATTATTGTTGAAATAGATGATGATAGAGCATGGTTTAAAAAAGTAAAAAATGAGATGATTTCTTTTGGATTACTTGCTTTTATTTTTATGTCAATTGTAGGGTATTTTATAGCAAAACTATTTTTAAGACCAATGAGAGACTCTCTTCATTTACTTGACAGGTTTATTAAAGATACTACCCATGAGTTAAATACTCCAATTTCTGCTATTGTTACAAACATAGAGATGATTGATAAAAATTGTCTTGATGAGAAAACCTTAAAAAAGATAAATCGTATAGATATTGGTGCTAAAACTATTTCAAATATTTATGAAGATTTAACATTTTTAACACTAAATAATAAAATCATATCTCAAAATGAAAAGCTAGATTTATCAAAAATAGCAAGACAGAGAGTTGAATATTTTAGAAGTTTAGCAAGAATTAAAAAAATAGATTTTGATTTGCATATAGATGAAGATGTTTTTCTACTTTGTGATGTAAAAAAGTTTTCAAAACTTTTAGATAATCTTTTATCAAATGCTATAAAATACAATAAAGTAAATGGAACAATAAAACTTATTTTAATTGAGCAAAAACTTATAGTTGAAGATACAGGTAAAGGTATGAGTCAAGAAAATTTAGAGAATCTTTTTGAGAGATATAGCAGATTTGATAAAAGTGTAGGTGGTTTTGGAATAGGTTTAAATATTGTTTATTTAATAGCAAAAGAGTATGATTTAAAAATAAATGTAACTTCAAAACTAAAAGTTGGAACAAGAATAGAGGTATCATGGTAA
- a CDS encoding DUF1104 domain-containing protein, with translation MKKVLLLISFIMTISFAKVDYSEMSTQELIAIIGYVEKKNINEFKKELRQRIPTMNEKERKQYEKNKSKLK, from the coding sequence ATGAAAAAAGTTTTATTATTAATTTCATTTATTATGACAATTTCTTTTGCAAAAGTAGATTATTCAGAGATGAGTACTCAAGAATTAATTGCAATTATAGGTTATGTTGAAAAGAAAAATATAAATGAGTTTAAAAAAGAGCTAAGGCAAAGAATACCTACAATGAACGAAAAAGAAAGAAAACAGTATGAAAAAAACAAAAGTAAATTAAAATGA
- a CDS encoding DUF262 domain-containing protein, with product MENLVEIVDNKINQVRTTSLDISFNELLDMYLNEELVIAPDYQRLFRWSQEKSSRFIETLILELPLPPIFVIEVEEGKYELIDGLQRISSYIQFRGELSDKDNLILKDCDIVPDLNGLSYDDFPKTLQIKLKRNFIRVEVLRKESDTSLRYHMFKRLNSGGEILSEQEIRNCTIRILNPKINEFIIEMSGYQPFKNVTSKIKSEDIEKKKNEELVLRFFTLKNYLEHYDKYDSIDDYLTHYMELIASEDVIFDYNDERIHFKKTFDILDNILGENIFSTKLNGNRFGRNFVLYYFDGLVLGIQKYLEKIIQHNKYADLVSIIQDIKDNDEFYRARTGSKSNTKKRIQIVESKLEEFFNGLH from the coding sequence ATGGAAAATTTAGTAGAAATAGTCGATAATAAAATAAATCAAGTAAGAACAACTAGCTTAGACATATCATTTAATGAGCTTTTAGATATGTACTTAAATGAAGAATTAGTTATAGCACCTGACTATCAAAGGTTATTTAGATGGAGTCAAGAAAAAAGTTCAAGATTTATAGAAACTTTGATTTTAGAGCTTCCATTACCTCCGATATTTGTTATTGAAGTTGAAGAAGGAAAATATGAATTAATTGATGGCTTACAAAGAATATCATCTTATATTCAGTTTAGAGGTGAATTATCAGACAAAGATAACTTAATATTAAAAGATTGTGATATTGTTCCAGACTTAAATGGATTAAGCTATGATGATTTTCCTAAAACACTTCAAATAAAATTAAAAAGAAACTTTATCAGAGTTGAAGTTTTAAGAAAAGAAAGTGATACAAGTTTAAGATATCATATGTTTAAAAGACTTAATAGTGGAGGTGAAATCTTATCTGAACAAGAAATAAGAAATTGTACAATTAGAATATTAAACCCTAAAATCAACGAATTTATAATAGAAATGAGTGGATATCAACCATTTAAAAATGTTACATCGAAAATTAAATCTGAAGATATTGAAAAAAAGAAGAATGAAGAATTAGTCTTAAGATTTTTTACATTAAAAAACTATTTAGAACATTATGATAAATATGATTCAATTGATGATTACTTAACTCACTATATGGAATTAATTGCATCTGAAGATGTTATATTTGATTATAATGATGAAAGAATCCATTTCAAAAAAACATTTGATATTTTAGACAATATTCTTGGTGAAAATATATTCTCAACAAAATTAAATGGTAATAGATTTGGTAGAAACTTTGTCTTATATTATTTTGATGGATTAGTTTTAGGCATTCAAAAATATTTAGAAAAAATTATTCAACACAATAAATATGCCGACTTAGTAAGTATAATCCAAGATATTAAAGATAATGATGAATTTTACAGGGCAAGAACTGGTAGTAAAAGTAATACTAAAAAAAGAATACAAATAGTTGAATCCAAATTAGAAGAGTTTTTTAATGGACTTCACTAA
- a CDS encoding ABC transporter ATP-binding protein, with the protein MREEISIKYIFKLLLENKKHLILGQIITIIAIAISVPIPLMLPVLVDEVLLDKPDVFIDSINWLLGEGTAFYYIAVVTFAVIFLRLIHFIFIVVITKIFTKISKYVTFKIREKLLNHLKNVNMNEYESLGSGAITSNLITDINTLDNFIISIASKFVASILTLIAVAIVIIAIDPILGLMILFIQPIVMILSKKISKKTGILKKEENQSIESFQDSVGETLELFGQIKASNKEAYFFENAINKAKDIQKTSNEFNYKSVAFERFSFTIFLVAFEIFRATGLILVEYDSLSIGMMFAMFGYIWFIMSPVQDILTIQYSYASASTALTRLNKILDLQKEDTGEEKLCVKDKKVDISLHDLCFSYNEDKNVLEDINLEIKSGEKVALIGASGSGKTTLAQIISGFYSKKSGDLKYNNNSIDTLNRQSIRDNIFLVLQMPILFNNTLRFNITMGNENISDKEIFEALKTAQLYEAVEKMPQGLDTIVGRHGVRLSGGQRQRLSIARMIIANPAVVIFDESTSALDVSTEAKLFSALVPILKDKTVITIAHRLSTVKNANIIYVLDDGKIVQRGNHDQLEEVEGHYLEFVKNQLI; encoded by the coding sequence ATGAGAGAAGAAATATCAATAAAATATATATTTAAACTTCTACTTGAAAATAAAAAACATTTAATACTTGGACAAATTATCACAATAATTGCTATTGCAATTAGTGTACCTATTCCTTTGATGCTTCCTGTACTTGTAGATGAAGTACTTTTAGATAAACCTGATGTATTTATAGATAGCATCAACTGGCTTTTAGGGGAAGGAACTGCGTTTTATTATATTGCAGTTGTGACATTTGCAGTAATCTTTTTAAGATTGATTCATTTTATTTTTATAGTAGTTATTACAAAAATCTTTACAAAAATATCAAAATATGTAACTTTTAAAATAAGAGAAAAACTTTTAAATCATCTAAAAAATGTAAATATGAATGAGTATGAAAGTTTAGGTTCTGGTGCAATTACTTCAAATCTTATCACGGATATAAATACCTTAGATAATTTTATTATTTCAATTGCTAGTAAATTTGTAGCTTCTATTCTTACTTTAATAGCAGTTGCTATAGTAATAATAGCAATTGACCCTATTTTGGGACTAATGATACTTTTTATTCAACCTATAGTTATGATTTTATCAAAAAAAATATCTAAAAAAACAGGTATTCTAAAAAAAGAAGAAAACCAATCAATTGAGTCTTTTCAAGATAGTGTTGGCGAAACTTTGGAGTTATTTGGTCAAATCAAAGCCAGTAATAAAGAAGCCTACTTTTTTGAAAATGCTATAAATAAAGCAAAAGATATACAAAAAACATCAAATGAATTCAACTACAAAAGTGTAGCCTTTGAGAGATTTTCTTTTACTATCTTTTTAGTAGCCTTTGAGATTTTTAGAGCAACTGGGCTAATTTTGGTTGAGTATGACTCATTATCGATTGGTATGATGTTTGCTATGTTTGGTTATATTTGGTTTATTATGTCACCTGTTCAGGATATTTTAACTATTCAGTATTCTTACGCAAGTGCAAGTACAGCGCTTACAAGATTAAATAAAATTTTGGATTTACAAAAAGAAGATACAGGTGAAGAAAAACTTTGTGTCAAAGATAAAAAAGTTGATATATCTTTACATGATTTATGTTTTTCTTACAATGAAGATAAAAATGTACTTGAAGATATAAACCTAGAGATAAAATCAGGGGAGAAAGTAGCCTTGATTGGTGCTAGTGGAAGTGGAAAAACTACTTTAGCTCAAATAATATCAGGTTTTTATTCTAAAAAAAGTGGAGATTTAAAGTATAATAACAATAGCATTGATACTTTAAATAGGCAAAGTATTAGAGATAATATTTTTTTAGTTTTACAAATGCCCATTTTATTTAACAATACCCTTAGATTTAATATAACTATGGGAAATGAAAATATAAGTGACAAAGAGATTTTTGAGGCTTTAAAAACTGCTCAACTATATGAAGCAGTAGAAAAAATGCCACAAGGCTTAGATACAATTGTAGGAAGACATGGAGTTAGACTAAGTGGTGGGCAAAGACAAAGACTATCAATTGCAAGGATGATTATAGCAAATCCTGCTGTTGTTATCTTTGATGAGTCAACATCAGCACTTGATGTATCAACAGAAGCAAAACTGTTTAGTGCCCTAGTTCCTATTTTAAAAGATAAAACAGTTATCACAATAGCACATAGACTAAGTACAGTTAAAAATGCAAATATAATATATGTTTTAGACGATGGAAAGATAGTTCAAAGAGGAAATCATGACCAACTTGAAGAGGTTGAGGGTCATTATTTAGAATTTGTTAAAAATCAATTGATATAA